From the Leguminivora glycinivorella isolate SPB_JAAS2020 chromosome 15, LegGlyc_1.1, whole genome shotgun sequence genome, one window contains:
- the LOC125233853 gene encoding uncharacterized protein LOC125233853, whose protein sequence is MNKFLLCAVLTFYIAFTVQSGDFQDNLVNGYRALIADIQMRTQKSREDMDTLVSQIKLLMKNEADKAINYMTVYLEQISLYFQVIIHDRKPRNGTYCKETIVKLLGENLQLADENVTLCLALGYQRVQRLPEKLQVHFETLENLKKYSASKLFECQKQQQVGGNCSHESQDLERTVFLYETSPFPVVMAEIGIHGFKEVSDLSVCLKDIISRMMTHSVKVIGDFNRCIHNIEMPKLKYLLKFMKKYA, encoded by the exons ATGAATAAGTTTCTGCTTTGTGCTGTACTGACTTTTTACATTGCGTTCACTGTGCAG tCTGGAGACTTCCAAGACAACTTAGTAAATGGCTACCGAGCACTTATCGCAGATATTCAGATGCGAACACAAAAATCGAGAGAAGATATGGATACGCTGGTGTCGCAAATAAAACTCCTCATGAAAAACGAAGCCGACAAGGCGATAAATTACATGACTGTTTATTTGGAACAGATATCGTTGTATTTTCAA gttaTCATCCACGATCGGAAACCTCGGAACGGCACATACTGTAAAGAAACTATAGTGAAGCTGCTGGGAGAGAATCTACAGCTCGCCGATGAAAACGTCACTTTATGCCTCGCTTTAGGTTACCAGCGAGTCCAGCGGTTACCAG AAAAACTACAAGTACATTTTGAAACGTTAgaaaatttaaagaaatattCGGCATCTAAACTATTTGAGTGCCAGAAGCAACAGCAGGTTGGAGGCAACTGTTCCCATGAAAGTCAAGATCTGGAGCGGACTGTG TTCCTTTACGAAACATCGCCATTCCCAGTAGTAATGGCAGAGATTGGCATACACGGCTTCAAAGAAGTGTCAGATCTAAGCGTCTGCCTGAAAGACATCATCTCACGCATGATGACGCACTCTGTGAAGGTCATCGGTGACTTTAACCGATGTATCCACAACATTGAAATGCCAAAATTGAAGTACTTACTAAAATTCATGAAGAAATATGCTTAG